In Solanum pennellii chromosome 3, SPENNV200, a single window of DNA contains:
- the LOC107015347 gene encoding uncharacterized protein LOC107015347 isoform X2, giving the protein MAFALVQLQPAPLPSLVNLRKRTYSNLCLQSLCTCSAAPKLLNAQFFTRKGNNNCSMIVKSSVDFSPIVSPGDEWGIWMSLFATGAFGLWSEKTKIGSMVSAALVSTLVGLTASNMGIIPYEAQAYSVVLKYLLPLTIPLLLFRANMQDVIRSTGPLLLAFLLGSAGTIIGTLVAYMLVPMRSLGQDSWKIAAALMGSYIGGNATEVVNLDPSKKPVLQIATSVAVSFAICKFGTWVCRFFGTQGCDLPAITAIVVVLATLFPAYFRNLANAGDAVAIVLMQIFFAVVGASGSIWNVMNTTPSIFVFGLVQVSVHVIVTVGLGKLFGLDVKMLVLASNANVGGPTTACGMANAKGWSSLVVPAILAGIFGISIATFLGIAFGIFLLKHMY; this is encoded by the exons ATGGCATTTGCATTAGTGCAATTGCAGCCTGCCCCATTGCCATCTCTTGTTAATCTCCGAAAAAGAACATACAGTAATCTTTGTTTGCAATCCCTCTGTACTTGTTCGGCCGCTCCTAAATTGCTCAACGCTCAATTCTTCACCCGGAAAGGGAATAATAATTGTTCTATGATTGTAAAATCTTCTGTGGATTTTTCCCCTATTGTGTCTCCGGGGGATGAATGGGGTATTTGGATGTCTCTTTTTGCAACTGGCGCTTTTGGTCTCTG GTCAGAGAAGACTAAAATTGGGAGTATGGTTAGTGCTGCATTGGTTAGCACATTGGTGGGACTGACTGCAAGTAATATGGGCATTATTCCTTATGAAGCGCAAGCATATTCAGTTGTGTTGAAATACCTGCTGCCATTGACAATACCGCTACTGTTGTTCAGAGCCAATATGCAGGATGTGATACGCTCTACCGGTCCTCTACTCTTGGCTTTCTTGCTCGGATCAG CCGGGACGATTATTGGGACCCTAGTCGCATATATGCTGGTGCCTATGAGATCACTTGGTCAAGATAGTTGGAAAATAGCTGCTGCCCTCATGGGCAGCTACATTGGTGGAA ATGCTACTGAGGTTGTGAACTTGGACCCTAGCAAGAAACCTGTGCTGCAGATTGCTACATCAGTTGCCGTTTCGTTTGCTATTTGTAAATTTGGAACTTGGGTTTGTCGGTTTTTTGGAACTCAAGGATGTGATCTTCCTGCTATTACAgcaattgttgttgttttagcGACATTATTTCCTGCATATTTTAGAAACCTTGCAAATGCTGGTGATGCAGTTGCAATAGTGTTGATGCAG ATATTTTTTGCTGTTGTGGGGGCGAGCGGGAGTATTTGGAATGTGATGAATACAACACCAAGTATATTTGTGTTTGGTTTAGTTCAAGTAAGTGTACATGTTATTGTGACTGTAGGATTAGGGAAGTTATTTGGGTTGGATGTAAAGATGTTGGTTTTAGCATCGAATGCTAATGTTGGAGGGCCTACAACAGCATGTGGAATGGCGAATGCAAAGGGATGGTCCTCTTTAGTTGTTCCTGCTATTCTTGCTGGCATATTTGGGATTTCTATTGCCACATTTCTTGGCATTGCTTTTGGAATCTTTCTTctcaaacacatgtactaa
- the LOC107015347 gene encoding uncharacterized protein LOC107015347 isoform X1, which translates to MAFALVQLQPAPLPSLVNLRKRTYSNLCLQSLCTCSAAPKLLNAQFFTRKGNNNCSMIVKSSVDFSPIVSPGDEWGIWMSLFATGAFGLWSEKTKIGSMVSAALVSTLVGLTASNMGIIPYEAQAYSVVLKYLLPLTIPLLLFRANMQDVIRSTGPLLLAFLLGSAGTIIGTLVAYMLVPMRSLGQDSWKIAAALMGSYIGGTINYVAICEALGVSPSVMAAGVAADNVICAIYFIALFSFASKIPPEASASSDDATEVVNLDPSKKPVLQIATSVAVSFAICKFGTWVCRFFGTQGCDLPAITAIVVVLATLFPAYFRNLANAGDAVAIVLMQIFFAVVGASGSIWNVMNTTPSIFVFGLVQVSVHVIVTVGLGKLFGLDVKMLVLASNANVGGPTTACGMANAKGWSSLVVPAILAGIFGISIATFLGIAFGIFLLKHMY; encoded by the exons ATGGCATTTGCATTAGTGCAATTGCAGCCTGCCCCATTGCCATCTCTTGTTAATCTCCGAAAAAGAACATACAGTAATCTTTGTTTGCAATCCCTCTGTACTTGTTCGGCCGCTCCTAAATTGCTCAACGCTCAATTCTTCACCCGGAAAGGGAATAATAATTGTTCTATGATTGTAAAATCTTCTGTGGATTTTTCCCCTATTGTGTCTCCGGGGGATGAATGGGGTATTTGGATGTCTCTTTTTGCAACTGGCGCTTTTGGTCTCTG GTCAGAGAAGACTAAAATTGGGAGTATGGTTAGTGCTGCATTGGTTAGCACATTGGTGGGACTGACTGCAAGTAATATGGGCATTATTCCTTATGAAGCGCAAGCATATTCAGTTGTGTTGAAATACCTGCTGCCATTGACAATACCGCTACTGTTGTTCAGAGCCAATATGCAGGATGTGATACGCTCTACCGGTCCTCTACTCTTGGCTTTCTTGCTCGGATCAG CCGGGACGATTATTGGGACCCTAGTCGCATATATGCTGGTGCCTATGAGATCACTTGGTCAAGATAGTTGGAAAATAGCTGCTGCCCTCATGGGCAGCTACATTGGTGGAA CCATTAATTATGTTGCTATCTGTGAGGCACTTGGTGTGTCTCCATCAGTTATGGCTGCAGGTGTTGCTGCAGATAATGTTATTTGTGCAATATATTTTATTGCACTGTTTTCATTTGCCTCCAAAATACCTCCAGAGGCTTCGGCATCAAGTGATG ATGCTACTGAGGTTGTGAACTTGGACCCTAGCAAGAAACCTGTGCTGCAGATTGCTACATCAGTTGCCGTTTCGTTTGCTATTTGTAAATTTGGAACTTGGGTTTGTCGGTTTTTTGGAACTCAAGGATGTGATCTTCCTGCTATTACAgcaattgttgttgttttagcGACATTATTTCCTGCATATTTTAGAAACCTTGCAAATGCTGGTGATGCAGTTGCAATAGTGTTGATGCAG ATATTTTTTGCTGTTGTGGGGGCGAGCGGGAGTATTTGGAATGTGATGAATACAACACCAAGTATATTTGTGTTTGGTTTAGTTCAAGTAAGTGTACATGTTATTGTGACTGTAGGATTAGGGAAGTTATTTGGGTTGGATGTAAAGATGTTGGTTTTAGCATCGAATGCTAATGTTGGAGGGCCTACAACAGCATGTGGAATGGCGAATGCAAAGGGATGGTCCTCTTTAGTTGTTCCTGCTATTCTTGCTGGCATATTTGGGATTTCTATTGCCACATTTCTTGGCATTGCTTTTGGAATCTTTCTTctcaaacacatgtactaa